The genomic interval GACGAGGGCTGCGTGCGCCGCGCGGGCGCGCGGCGGCGGCACATAGCGGCCAAAGGCCTCTGACGTCCAGGCGAGTGCCGCCATGGATTCGACGGCGCCGCGCGCGGTGACTTCGCCGATGCCGGGCATGAGTTGGAGGAGGCGATACCAGCTGACTTCGTCACGCGGGTTTTCGAGCACGCGCAAAAAGGCGAGGACGTCTTTGACGTGCGCCGCCTCGAGAAATTTGAGGCCGCCCCATTTCTCAAAGGGAATGCCACGCGCGGTGAGTTCGATTTCGAGATCGGCACTCATGTAGCCGGCGCGGAAGAGCACGGCCATTTCGCGCAGCGGCGTGCCTTCTTCGTGCAGTTCGAGAATGCGATCAACCACAAACCGCGTTTGCGCTGGCTCGTCGTGGGCGGTGACGAGCCACGGTTTTTCGCCACCGGTGCGGTGCGTGAAGAGGTTCTTGGTGTAGCGCTCTTCGGCTCGCGAGATGAGCGTGTTGGTGCAATCGAGAATGGGCTGGGTGGAGCGGTAGTTTTCCTCCAGCGGAACCACGGCGGTGCCTGGGTACTGTTGCGGAAAGTCGAGAATGTTGCGGATGGTGGCGCCGCGGAATGAGTAGATGCTTTGCGCGTCGTCGCCAACCACCGTCAAGTTTTGATGCGTGCGGCACATGCCGCGGAGGATGCGCGCCTGCAGGTGGTTGGTGTCCTGATATTCGTCCACCAAGATGTGGTCGTAGAGGCCGGCGATCTGCTCGGCGAGCGGGCTCTCCGATTCGACGAGCATCGCCCAAAAGAGCAGGAGATCGTCGTAGTCCACCAGATTGCGTTCGGTTTTGCGCTCGGTGTAGTCGGCGAAGATGCGGGCGATGTCTTCTTCGAACTCGCGGAACTGCGGGTATTCCTCGTTGAGGATCGCCGGAACCGGATACTCCGTGTTCACATGGCGGGAATAGACGTGATGCAACGTTTCCTTTTTGGGGAAGCGCTTTTTCTTGTCGCCGAGGCCGAGCTTGCCGCGCGAGAGTTGCATCAGGTCCACGGCGTCGCCTTGGTCCATGATGGTGAAGCCGTGCGGGAGGCCGGCGCGCTCGCCGAAGCGGCGGAGGAGACGATGCGCGGTGCCGTGGAAGGTGCCGCCCTGCACGCTCCGGCTGACGCTCCCGACGAGCCGTTCGGCGCGCGCCAGCATTTCCTGTGCGGAGCGTCGCGTGAAGGTGAGGAGCAGGATGCGCTCCGGCTTGATGCCGCGCTCGAGCAGATGGGCCACGCGATGCACGAGGGTGCGCGTCTTTCCGGTGCCCGCGCCGGCGATAATCAGCAGAGGGCCATCGGCGTGCGCGGCGGCCCGCGCCTGCGCCTCGTTGAGGCCGGCAGCGAGTTCATTTTTCTCGCGCGGCTCCACCGTTCGGGGGCGTTGCGGGTACACGCGGGCCTCGTCCGTCATGCAGCAAATATACTCCGGTTCGCCGCTGGCCTTGCGCACCGGCGTTTGGCGGAGAGCTTTATCGCAGCTCCCCCCAGCGTTGGGCGCCACGTGGTGCGCCCGCAGTGCAGCTCTTCGGAGGCGATGTGCGCTTTCCTCTTGTGTCGGTCGTGGCGGCGTGTGTGGCCGTCACCCTGTGTGGTGCCGATGCCCGTGGCCAGAAGGTCACGATCGTGCACGGGATTGTCACCAACATCAATGGGGTGAAGCTCCCTGGTGTTGAGGTGACCATCCAGAACACCGCGCTTCGCGTAGTGACCAACGATTCTGGCGAATATCGCATCGATGACGTCCCGGCAGGGCGTGTGCGCGTGTACGCGCGCCGCCTCGGCTTCAAGCCGCTCGACAAAGGGGTGAAAATCGCTGAGGGCGAGGCGCGGCAGGTGGATTTTGACCTCGAAGGCATCCCCGATATGCTCGACTCGGTCAAAATCTTTGGCCGGCCGAGTAGTAGCCGCATGGCGGATTTCTACAATCGGCGCGCCATGGGGCTCGGGGCATTCGTGACACGCGATGAGATCGATCGCCGCCATCCGAGCAAGCCCACCGATATGCTCCGCATGCTGGCCGGAGTGCGGGTAGGCACGGCGGATCAGTTCGACCGGCCCTCGGTCACGATGGGGCGTCAGCCGTTGCAGGCGCAGTCGTTCACGCGCAATCAGTCCTCGGCGTCGGTGTGCCGCGTGAACTACTACGTGGACGGCAACTGGATGCCGACCGGGACGTTCCACATCGACGACCTCTCGCCGTCAGCGATCGAGGGGATTGAGGTGTACCGAGGCCCCGCCGAGACGCCGGCCCGATTCCGGCAGCGCGAGACCGCGTGTGGGCTGATTGTGATTTGGACACGCGAGCCACCCCCGAAAGAAGGGATGTAAGCTCGGGGAGGGAGGCGATCCCCCGCGGCCGCGCTATCGGTGCGGGGGCGCAACAGGCGATATTTGGCGCGTGCTGCGATCCATGCATTCCCACCTGACGCGTGATCCGCGGAGTACGGCACTCGCCGTCATCGCGGTCGGCCTGCTCGTGCGCTTTGTGCTCGCGGGCACGGTGGGACTTGGTGTGGACGAGTCGTACGTGATCGCGGTGGCGCGGCAGCTGTCGCTCTCGTACTTCGACCATCCGCCGCTACATCTCTGGCTCGTGGGGCTGACCGCGCGGCTCACGCAGAGTGAGGCCGGTGTTGTGCTGCGACTGCCCTTCGTGCTCTGTTTTGCGGGCACCACCTGGATGCTCTTCTTGCTGACCGCCCGCCTCTTTGACGAATGCGCGGGTGCGTTCGCCGTGGTGCTGATCAATGTGTCGGCGGTGTTCAGTCTGAGCACGGGCGGCTGGGTCCTCCCGGATGGCCCGCTGATGTTCCTGATGGTGGCGGCGGCGCTCGTGATTTCGCGCATCCTGTTTGATGACGAAGCCTCACTGCCAGGCGGTGCGACGCTCCAATGGATGCTGGCGGGGCTGCTGACTGGCCTGGCAACGTTGTCGAAATATCACGGCGTGTTTGTCCTTTTTGGTGCGACACTCTTTCTGCTCAGCAGTGCGCGACACCGCCGGTGGCTCGCCACACCCGGGCCGTACCTCGGCGCACTCGTGGCGGCTGTCTGTGTGCTGCCGGTGCTGCTATGGAACCGCGAGCATGCGTGGGCGTCATTTGTGTTTCAGGGCGCGCGGGCCACGGGGACGGGCGGTGTGCACCCAGTGGCGATGCTCTCGAACATCGCAGGGCAAATGGCGTGGGTTCTACCGTGGATCTTTGTGCCACTCGCCGCCGCGCTTTGGCGCGCCGCGCGCACAGGCCCGCGCGACAGCGCGCGTTGGTTTCTCCTCTGCTTAGCCATCGGGCCGATTGCGGCGTTCACCTTGATCGCTTTGCGCGGCGATGTTGGCTTGCCGCACTGGCAGGCGCCGGGGTGGTTGTTTGTATTCCCCGCGCTTGGTGCTGCCGCTGCCGAACGAATGGAGCGCGATGATCGCACCACGCGCCGTTGGTTGCGCTGGAGTGTGGGCGGCTACATCGGTTTGATTGCGGTGCTCGCGTCGCAGGCGAACAGTGGTTGGATGGTGCGTGTGGCGCCGAGCGCGTTTACCAAGGATGACCCCACCACCGATCTCCTCGACTGGCGCGAAGTGCGCCCCGCCCTCGAGGCGAACGGATGGTTACCGGCTGGAGGATTCGTAGCCGCGCCGAGTTGGATTCAGTCCGGCAAGGCGGCCGTGGGTGTGGGGCCGGACTGGCCGGTGCTCTGCCTTTGCGCCGACCCGCACCACTTTCGGTATACGCAAGATGATCGCCG from Gemmatimonadota bacterium carries:
- a CDS encoding ATP-dependent helicase, giving the protein MTDEARVYPQRPRTVEPREKNELAAGLNEAQARAAAHADGPLLIIAGAGTGKTRTLVHRVAHLLERGIKPERILLLTFTRRSAQEMLARAERLVGSVSRSVQGGTFHGTAHRLLRRFGERAGLPHGFTIMDQGDAVDLMQLSRGKLGLGDKKKRFPKKETLHHVYSRHVNTEYPVPAILNEEYPQFREFEEDIARIFADYTERKTERNLVDYDDLLLFWAMLVESESPLAEQIAGLYDHILVDEYQDTNHLQARILRGMCRTHQNLTVVGDDAQSIYSFRGATIRNILDFPQQYPGTAVVPLEENYRSTQPILDCTNTLISRAEERYTKNLFTHRTGGEKPWLVTAHDEPAQTRFVVDRILELHEEGTPLREMAVLFRAGYMSADLEIELTARGIPFEKWGGLKFLEAAHVKDVLAFLRVLENPRDEVSWYRLLQLMPGIGEVTARGAVESMAALAWTSEAFGRYVPPPRARAAHAALVELLDQLRSNPTEADGIVSTEIARVRRLYDDILRERYDRVEPRLSDLDQLQTIAAGYPSRAAFLSALALEPPQATQDLGFGSDSEDDVLVLSTAHSSKGREWDAVFVIWAVDGYFPMSRALGSDDEIDEERRLLYVATTRARNHLFVTYPLNVYDSRRSADYSIDQISRFLDRGVREMMQRVVVDNPDAPTPAPDAAQPPVVDLRAMLRGRFGA
- a CDS encoding glycosyltransferase family 39 protein, yielding MHSHLTRDPRSTALAVIAVGLLVRFVLAGTVGLGVDESYVIAVARQLSLSYFDHPPLHLWLVGLTARLTQSEAGVVLRLPFVLCFAGTTWMLFLLTARLFDECAGAFAVVLINVSAVFSLSTGGWVLPDGPLMFLMVAAALVISRILFDDEASLPGGATLQWMLAGLLTGLATLSKYHGVFVLFGATLFLLSSARHRRWLATPGPYLGALVAAVCVLPVLLWNREHAWASFVFQGARATGTGGVHPVAMLSNIAGQMAWVLPWIFVPLAAALWRAARTGPRDSARWFLLCLAIGPIAAFTLIALRGDVGLPHWQAPGWLFVFPALGAAAAERMERDDRTTRRWLRWSVGGYIGLIAVLASQANSGWMVRVAPSAFTKDDPTTDLLDWREVRPALEANGWLPAGGFVAAPSWIQSGKAAVGVGPDWPVLCLCADPHHFRYTQDDRRWLGHDAVLLVKHKERDDVVAKFSPYFTSVTLAGQVPLHRHGVPAMTVDVYKASGFRQLYPTDQSR
- a CDS encoding carboxypeptidase regulatory-like domain-containing protein — protein: MRFPLVSVVAACVAVTLCGADARGQKVTIVHGIVTNINGVKLPGVEVTIQNTALRVVTNDSGEYRIDDVPAGRVRVYARRLGFKPLDKGVKIAEGEARQVDFDLEGIPDMLDSVKIFGRPSSSRMADFYNRRAMGLGAFVTRDEIDRRHPSKPTDMLRMLAGVRVGTADQFDRPSVTMGRQPLQAQSFTRNQSSASVCRVNYYVDGNWMPTGTFHIDDLSPSAIEGIEVYRGPAETPARFRQRETACGLIVIWTREPPPKEGM